The proteins below are encoded in one region of Pseudoduganella armeniaca:
- a CDS encoding phosphoribosyltransferase: MLADRLGAWRGRNPLVLAIPRGAVPMGRILADRLGGQLDVVLVRKIASAIDPELAVGAVDEHGNRELAPWFHRARTSMDWVEQQTSEQIALMRQRRAAYGPAAPVAGRCAIVVDDGLATGSTMAAALRALRVQQPERLVVAVPVASREALALIAPLCDETVCLAVPPDFTAVSRCYEDFPQVEDAAAIALLRP, from the coding sequence TTGCTGGCCGATCGTCTTGGCGCGTGGCGTGGCCGCAACCCGCTGGTGCTGGCGATCCCGCGCGGCGCCGTGCCGATGGGCCGCATCCTGGCCGACCGCCTCGGTGGCCAGCTCGACGTGGTACTGGTCCGTAAGATCGCGTCCGCCATCGATCCGGAGCTGGCCGTCGGCGCCGTGGACGAGCATGGCAACCGCGAGCTGGCGCCCTGGTTCCACCGGGCCCGCACCAGCATGGACTGGGTCGAGCAGCAGACGAGCGAACAGATCGCGTTGATGCGGCAGCGCCGCGCCGCCTATGGCCCGGCCGCGCCGGTCGCGGGCCGCTGCGCCATCGTGGTCGATGACGGCCTGGCCACCGGCTCGACGATGGCCGCGGCCCTGCGCGCGCTGCGCGTGCAGCAACCGGAACGGCTGGTCGTCGCCGTCCCTGTCGCTTCGCGCGAGGCATTGGCGCTGATCGCGCCGCTGTGCGACGAGACCGTGTGCCTGGCGGTGCCGCCCGACTTCACGGCGGTCAGCCGCTGCTACGAGGATTTCCCGCAAGTGGAGGACGCCGCCGCCATCGCCCTGCTGCGCCCTTAA
- a CDS encoding manganese catalase family protein: MFAHNKRLQYTVRVSGPNPGLANLMLEQFGGPQGELAAAMRYFTQAVAEDDPGRKDMLFDIATEELSHLEVIGNIVVMLNKGAKGALAEGVEEEGELYRKITGAGNDSHITQVLYGAGAPLTNSAGVPWTAAYIDSISEPTADLRSNIAAEARAKIVYERLINLTDDPGVKEALGFLMTREIAHQKSFEKALYSIQPNFPPGKLAGRPEFASVYFNMSQGGPEINGSWNSGSKWNVVSDRDQQMGVDGGGGESSVELPAKDAEVLNQMGLRTQSNPTVDPLTGAELGMMADPGQIDSASASGGPKTAPGGDGDYTKG; this comes from the coding sequence ATGTTTGCACATAATAAGCGTCTCCAGTACACCGTCCGCGTCAGCGGCCCCAACCCGGGTCTGGCGAACCTGATGCTCGAACAGTTCGGCGGCCCGCAGGGCGAACTGGCCGCGGCGATGCGCTACTTCACCCAGGCCGTTGCCGAGGACGATCCCGGCCGCAAAGACATGCTGTTCGATATCGCCACCGAGGAGCTCAGCCACCTGGAAGTGATCGGCAATATCGTCGTGATGCTGAACAAGGGTGCCAAGGGCGCGCTGGCCGAAGGCGTGGAAGAGGAGGGCGAGCTGTATCGCAAGATCACCGGCGCGGGCAATGACAGCCACATCACGCAGGTGCTGTACGGCGCCGGCGCGCCGCTGACCAATTCGGCCGGCGTGCCGTGGACGGCGGCTTATATCGACAGCATCTCCGAGCCGACCGCCGACCTGCGCTCGAACATCGCGGCCGAGGCGCGCGCCAAGATCGTCTACGAACGCCTGATCAACCTGACCGACGACCCGGGCGTCAAGGAAGCGCTGGGCTTCCTGATGACGCGCGAGATCGCGCACCAGAAATCGTTCGAGAAGGCGCTGTACTCGATCCAGCCGAACTTCCCTCCGGGCAAGCTGGCCGGCCGGCCCGAGTTTGCCAGCGTCTACTTCAACATGTCGCAGGGCGGCCCGGAAATCAATGGCTCGTGGAACAGCGGTTCGAAGTGGAACGTGGTGTCCGACCGCGACCAGCAGATGGGCGTGGATGGCGGCGGCGGCGAATCGTCGGTCGAACTGCCGGCCAAGGATGCCGAGGTGCTGAATCAGATGGGCCTGCGCACGCAGTCGAACCCGACCGTCGACCCGCTGACGGGCGCGGAACTGGGCATGATGGCCGATCCGGGCCAGATCGATTCGGCCTCCGCCAGCGGTGGCCCGAAGACCGCTCCGGGCGGTGACGGCGATTACACGAAAGGCTGA
- a CDS encoding acyl-CoA dehydrogenase family protein has product MVRDEQTLTLLTDSIRRFVRAVLVPAEAQVAESDEIPPAIVQQMRELGLFGLAIPEQYGGLALTMEEEVRVAFELAWTSPAFRSLIGTNNGIGAQGIVIDGTDEQKQRWLPRLASGDIIGSFALTEPESGSDAASLRTTAVRDGDHYVINGTKRYITNAPEASIFTVMARTDPQRQGAGAISAFVVERGTHGLSLGKTDRKMGQRGAHTCDVVFENCRVPAANLIGGVEGVGFKTAMKVLDKGRLHIAAVCVGAAERMLHDALAYAMERRQFGQPIAEFQLVQAMLADSRTEIYAARCMVLDAARRRDEGLDVSTEASCCKLFASEMCGRVADRSVQIHGGAGYVADYAAERFYRDVRLFRIYEGTSQIQQLVIARNMMREHRG; this is encoded by the coding sequence ATGGTTCGCGACGAACAGACGCTGACCCTGCTGACCGACAGCATCCGCCGCTTCGTGCGCGCGGTGCTGGTGCCGGCCGAAGCGCAAGTCGCCGAGAGCGACGAGATCCCGCCCGCTATCGTCCAGCAGATGCGCGAGCTGGGCCTGTTCGGCCTGGCTATCCCCGAGCAATACGGCGGCCTGGCGCTGACGATGGAAGAAGAGGTGCGCGTCGCCTTCGAACTGGCCTGGACCTCGCCCGCCTTCCGTTCGCTGATCGGCACCAACAACGGTATCGGCGCGCAGGGCATCGTCATCGACGGCACCGACGAGCAGAAGCAGCGCTGGCTGCCGCGGCTGGCCTCCGGCGACATCATCGGTTCGTTCGCGCTGACCGAGCCGGAGTCCGGCTCGGATGCCGCCTCGCTGCGCACCACGGCGGTGCGCGACGGCGACCATTACGTCATCAACGGCACCAAGCGCTACATCACCAATGCGCCGGAAGCGTCGATTTTCACGGTGATGGCACGCACCGACCCGCAGCGCCAGGGCGCCGGCGCCATCTCTGCCTTCGTCGTCGAGCGCGGCACGCACGGGCTGTCGCTGGGCAAGACCGACCGGAAGATGGGCCAGCGCGGCGCCCACACCTGCGATGTCGTCTTCGAGAACTGCCGCGTGCCGGCCGCGAACCTGATCGGCGGCGTCGAGGGCGTCGGCTTCAAGACGGCGATGAAGGTGCTGGACAAGGGCCGCCTGCACATCGCCGCCGTCTGCGTGGGCGCGGCCGAGCGCATGCTGCACGACGCGCTCGCCTACGCCATGGAACGGCGCCAGTTCGGCCAGCCGATCGCCGAGTTCCAGCTGGTGCAGGCCATGCTGGCCGACAGCCGCACCGAGATTTACGCGGCCAGGTGCATGGTGCTGGACGCGGCGCGCCGCCGCGACGAGGGCCTGGACGTGTCGACCGAAGCCTCGTGCTGCAAGTTGTTCGCCTCCGAGATGTGCGGCCGCGTGGCCGACCGCAGCGTCCAGATCCACGGCGGCGCCGGCTACGTGGCGGACTACGCGGCCGAGCGCTTCTACCGCGACGTGCGCCTGTTCCGCATCTACGAGGGCACCTCGCAGATCCAGCAGCTCGTCATCGCCCGCAACATGATGCGCGAGCACCGTGGCTGA